A portion of the Pedobacter cryoconitis genome contains these proteins:
- the aqpZ gene encoding aquaporin Z, with protein METTTFSKFSAEFFGTLVLVLMGCGSAVIAGADGTSGVGLLGISFAFGLSVVAMAYAIGHISGCHINPAISIGMVVVGRMKFIEAVIYIIAQVLGAIAGAAILYLIASGKDGYALADGGLGQNGYEAGSPAGYSLLSGFVAETVFTFIFLMVIFGSTSTKNINGGFAGLAIGLSLVLIHIVGIKVTGVSVNPARSIGPALVVGGQAISQVWLFIAAPVLGSILSAVVWRFLLERN; from the coding sequence ATGGAAACAACTACTTTTTCAAAATTCTCAGCCGAATTTTTCGGTACACTGGTCTTGGTCCTGATGGGCTGTGGCAGTGCTGTAATTGCCGGTGCTGATGGTACGAGTGGAGTCGGTTTGCTTGGCATATCCTTCGCTTTTGGCCTGTCTGTAGTGGCTATGGCTTATGCAATTGGCCATATTTCAGGTTGCCATATTAATCCGGCAATTTCCATTGGTATGGTGGTAGTTGGACGAATGAAATTCATTGAGGCAGTTATCTATATTATTGCGCAGGTATTAGGGGCAATTGCAGGTGCAGCTATTTTATACCTGATTGCATCTGGCAAAGATGGTTATGCGCTTGCTGATGGAGGTTTGGGCCAGAATGGTTACGAGGCTGGTTCTCCTGCTGGTTATAGCTTGCTTTCTGGCTTTGTTGCAGAAACAGTATTTACTTTTATTTTCCTGATGGTGATCTTCGGATCAACTTCTACAAAAAACATCAATGGTGGTTTTGCTGGCCTGGCAATTGGCTTAAGCCTGGTCTTGATCCACATTGTAGGTATCAAAGTAACTGGCGTATCTGTAAATCCTGCCAGAAGTATTGGTCCGGCATTAGTAGTAGGTGGCCAGGCAATCAGCCAGGTTTGGTTATTCATTGCCGCACCTGTTTTAGGCAGTATATTGAGCGCTGTAGTATGGCGTTTCCTGCTGGAAAGAAACTAA
- a CDS encoding DUF2007 domain-containing protein: MDKIVVFETYYNPIEANIVKSRLMDADIQCFLSDENTITLNPLYTQALGGVKLHLFEKDVDLARSILQETIPPLETPEEEEKGEFVCPKCGSHDVGYVQATKKRFGILTMLVSILLLVYPFSVKKVHHCFNCLHEYK; the protein is encoded by the coding sequence ATGGATAAAATCGTTGTATTTGAAACGTACTATAACCCTATAGAAGCAAATATTGTAAAATCAAGATTAATGGATGCGGATATTCAGTGTTTTCTATCTGACGAAAATACCATTACGCTGAATCCTTTATATACTCAGGCGCTGGGAGGTGTTAAGCTCCACCTTTTTGAAAAAGATGTGGATTTAGCCAGAAGTATACTACAAGAAACAATTCCACCATTGGAAACACCAGAAGAAGAAGAAAAAGGAGAATTTGTTTGTCCCAAATGTGGCTCTCACGATGTTGGTTACGTTCAGGCGACTAAAAAGCGGTTCGGTATTTTAACTATGCTGGTTTCAATATTGCTGTTAGTTTATCCCTTCAGTGTTAAGAAAGTTCATCATTGTTTTAACTGTCTACATGAATATAAATAA
- a CDS encoding flavin reductase family protein: MHQLSEPSILYFGTPVVLITTTNPDGTNNLAPISSIFWLGWRAIIGISAFSKTTENIQRTGECVLNLPSVHQAAAVNRLALTTGTFPVPAGKAQKGYTYETDKFGLAQLTAVQSETVNPPRVAECPVQMEAVMESFHGLAEDDEQQRGRLLTIELRIQRVYLDELILMEKNPNRVDPNKWKPLIMSFQQFYGLGEQVHVSKLSTIPEDLYRSPDVERAKKNTKVVKPLSKV; the protein is encoded by the coding sequence ATGCATCAATTAAGCGAACCTTCAATTCTTTATTTCGGCACCCCTGTAGTGCTGATAACAACTACTAATCCTGATGGCACAAATAACTTAGCACCTATTTCATCTATTTTCTGGCTGGGCTGGCGTGCTATAATAGGTATTTCGGCTTTCTCGAAAACTACTGAAAATATACAACGCACTGGCGAATGTGTCTTGAACCTTCCTTCTGTTCATCAGGCTGCTGCCGTCAATCGTTTAGCGCTCACCACAGGTACTTTTCCTGTTCCTGCCGGCAAAGCACAGAAAGGCTACACTTATGAAACTGACAAATTTGGCCTTGCTCAGCTTACAGCTGTACAATCTGAAACAGTTAACCCACCAAGAGTGGCAGAATGTCCGGTGCAAATGGAGGCTGTGATGGAGAGTTTTCATGGACTTGCAGAAGATGATGAGCAACAGCGTGGGCGTCTGCTTACTATTGAGCTACGCATCCAACGTGTTTATCTTGATGAATTAATTCTAATGGAGAAAAATCCAAATCGGGTCGATCCGAATAAATGGAAACCGCTTATCATGAGCTTTCAACAATTTTATGGTCTTGGTGAACAGGTACATGTCTCTAAGCTATCCACTATACCAGAGGATTTATATCGTAGTCCTGATGTTGAACGCGCAAAAAAAAACACAAAAGTAGTTAAGCCTTTGTCCAAAGTATAG
- a CDS encoding NAD(P)H-dependent oxidoreductase translates to MKKIVVINGHPNKESFNAALAQSYIKSALEAGSEVRYIAIGELDFNPNLQFGYRQRMELEPDLVKALEDIKWSEHQVWIHPLWWLGMPAIMKGFFDRAFLPGITFTSNKEGTADGLLHGRTGRIITTAGDLSLEIYEEVYASSGLVQLKNGILEYCGISSIQDSFIGPLYELNENDRRKWIVQIENFAASDSV, encoded by the coding sequence ATGAAAAAAATAGTAGTGATCAATGGACATCCGAATAAAGAAAGTTTTAACGCTGCCCTTGCACAGTCCTATATAAAATCCGCATTAGAAGCTGGTTCAGAAGTGCGGTATATTGCAATTGGAGAGCTGGATTTCAATCCCAATCTACAGTTCGGTTATCGTCAAAGAATGGAGTTGGAACCGGATTTGGTAAAAGCATTGGAAGATATCAAATGGAGTGAGCACCAAGTATGGATACATCCTTTATGGTGGCTTGGTATGCCAGCAATTATGAAAGGGTTTTTCGACAGGGCGTTTCTTCCAGGCATCACTTTCACTAGTAATAAAGAAGGGACTGCTGATGGATTGTTGCATGGCAGGACGGGAAGAATTATTACAACGGCAGGAGATTTATCCCTTGAGATTTATGAGGAAGTCTATGCGTCAAGCGGACTTGTCCAATTAAAAAATGGAATCTTGGAATATTGCGGAATATCTTCTATTCAGGATAGTTTTATTGGCCCTCTTTATGAATTAAATGAGAATGACAGAAGAAAATGGATAGTCCAGATAGAAAACTTTGCCGCATCTGACTCTGTATAA
- a CDS encoding GNAT family N-acetyltransferase, giving the protein MMEYTEICKPFDSLTVKELYAILKLRSEIFVVEQNCVFLDTDGKDLSCQHLMLYQNKELMAYARIVPAALSFTEPSIGRIVSSHAARGKGFGKELVSLAISNCLRLYGNKPIKIGAQLYLKSFYESFGFVMQGEEYLEDDILHIEMIRPVTA; this is encoded by the coding sequence ATGATGGAATATACCGAGATATGTAAGCCTTTTGATTCCCTGACTGTGAAAGAGCTTTATGCAATATTAAAACTGAGAAGCGAAATATTCGTGGTGGAACAGAATTGCGTTTTCCTGGATACAGATGGCAAAGATTTGTCTTGTCAGCATTTAATGTTGTATCAAAATAAAGAGTTGATGGCATATGCGAGAATAGTACCTGCTGCATTATCATTTACTGAACCTTCTATAGGAAGAATAGTGAGCAGCCATGCGGCAAGAGGAAAAGGGTTTGGCAAAGAACTGGTTTCACTGGCTATTTCGAATTGCCTGCGCTTATATGGAAATAAGCCAATCAAAATTGGTGCACAGCTTTATTTGAAGTCTTTTTATGAGTCTTTTGGCTTTGTAATGCAGGGAGAAGAATATTTGGAAGATGACATTTTACATATAGAGATGATCAGGCCTGTAACTGCTTGA
- a CDS encoding sialidase family protein has product MKLTFSLLLLILCCSERLSAQDNQAFKKAPKVINDPGNFYKYAEQSRKFSGIPSITVTSNGTLWATWYAGMTSGEDANNYVVLASSKDQGVTWKEILVVDPDEKGPVRAYDPEIWIDPTGKLWLFWAQTIGLEGSVAGVWAMTANDPDAENPVWTSAKRLSDGIMMCKPTVLSTGEWLLPVSTWRLTDESAKVVVSTDKGATWTVKGACNVPEADREFDEHMLVERKDGSLWMLLRTRYGIAESFSKDKGRSWSAAKPSSLVHTSSRFFIGRLNSGNLLLLKHGPIAVKTGRSHLMAFLSKDDGKTWTKGLLIDERSGVSYPDAQQALDGRIYLAYDYNRTVDQQIIMTVFTEGDVLSEDYDASLVKVFNERKMISKK; this is encoded by the coding sequence ATGAAACTGACCTTTTCTTTATTATTGTTGATTTTATGTTGTAGTGAAAGGTTGTCTGCACAGGATAATCAGGCCTTTAAGAAGGCACCCAAGGTGATCAATGATCCGGGTAATTTTTATAAATATGCTGAGCAGAGCCGGAAATTCTCAGGCATTCCAAGTATTACTGTTACCTCGAATGGCACTTTGTGGGCTACGTGGTACGCTGGCATGACATCAGGTGAAGATGCAAATAACTATGTAGTACTGGCCTCGAGTAAGGATCAGGGAGTTACCTGGAAGGAGATACTGGTGGTGGATCCTGATGAAAAGGGGCCTGTCAGGGCATACGACCCAGAGATCTGGATCGATCCAACAGGTAAGCTCTGGCTGTTTTGGGCACAGACAATAGGCTTGGAAGGCTCTGTAGCCGGCGTCTGGGCTATGACAGCTAATGACCCGGATGCTGAGAATCCAGTCTGGACTTCGGCAAAAAGACTTTCCGACGGAATAATGATGTGTAAACCAACAGTCTTGTCTACAGGCGAATGGCTTTTGCCAGTTTCTACCTGGAGGTTAACAGATGAGAGTGCAAAAGTGGTTGTATCTACTGACAAAGGAGCAACCTGGACTGTAAAAGGAGCCTGTAATGTGCCTGAAGCTGACAGAGAATTTGATGAACACATGCTAGTAGAACGCAAAGACGGATCGCTTTGGATGTTGCTCAGAACCAGGTATGGAATAGCTGAAAGCTTTTCTAAAGACAAGGGTAGGAGCTGGTCGGCCGCAAAGCCTTCATCCTTAGTTCATACCAGTTCAAGATTTTTCATCGGCAGACTAAATTCAGGAAATTTATTGCTGTTGAAACATGGCCCGATAGCAGTAAAAACAGGCCGGTCACATTTAATGGCCTTCCTCTCTAAAGATGACGGTAAAACCTGGACAAAAGGATTGCTGATTGATGAAAGGTCAGGTGTTTCCTATCCCGATGCACAACAGGCTTTGGATGGCAGGATTTATCTGGCCTATGATTACAACCGGACTGTAGATCAGCAGATTATTATGACTGTGTTTACAGAAGGGGATGTGCTGTCGGAAGATTACGATGCTAGTCTGGTGAAAGTATTTAATGAGAGAAAAATGATAAGTAAGAAATAA
- the tnpB gene encoding IS66 family insertion sequence element accessory protein TnpB (TnpB, as the term is used for proteins encoded by IS66 family insertion elements, is considered an accessory protein, since TnpC, encoded by a neighboring gene, is a DDE family transposase.) translates to MIPTNKNYFVYPDCIDGRKSFNGLTGIIRSELQRDPAGGDVYIFVSRSRQSIKLLFWEHGGFVIYYKKMDNGSFEVPPLRADGQGRHISEIQLLQVIRGIEFQKEKQRGNVRKTTLALEQ, encoded by the coding sequence ATGATACCGACCAATAAAAATTATTTTGTATACCCCGATTGTATTGATGGCCGCAAAAGTTTTAACGGGCTTACAGGGATTATCCGTAGCGAACTGCAACGCGATCCTGCAGGTGGCGATGTGTATATTTTTGTGAGCCGCTCGCGGCAAAGCATCAAATTATTATTCTGGGAACATGGCGGCTTTGTGATTTACTATAAGAAGATGGACAATGGGAGTTTTGAAGTTCCGCCACTTCGTGCTGATGGCCAAGGCCGGCATATCAGCGAAATCCAGTTGCTGCAGGTAATCCGGGGTATTGAATTTCAGAAAGAAAAGCAGCGAGGCAACGTGCGGAAAACTACACTAGCTTTGGAGCAATAA
- the map gene encoding type I methionyl aminopeptidase, with translation MIILKTEEEVELIRISATLISSTLAEVAKVLKPGITTMALDKLAAEYIADHGAIPSFLNYEGYPHHICTSVNEVVVHGMPDDKPLREGDVVSVDIGVIKNEFHGDHAYTFIVGEADQEVIDLVRITKECLYEGINHAVAGSYLTNISSAIQRHAESNGYGVVREFVGHGLGRAMHEHPQVPNYGRRNEGILMKENLVLAIEPMVNLGTKDIKMSKDGWTVKTADGKPSVHFEHDVCTKPGHAMILSNYTLIEIAEKANKNLNSSYY, from the coding sequence ATGATTATACTTAAAACAGAAGAAGAAGTAGAATTGATCCGGATCAGTGCTACCTTAATTAGTTCAACCCTTGCTGAAGTCGCTAAAGTTTTGAAACCAGGAATCACCACCATGGCTCTTGACAAACTCGCGGCTGAATATATTGCGGATCACGGTGCTATTCCATCATTTCTTAACTACGAAGGTTATCCACACCATATCTGTACCTCGGTCAATGAGGTAGTGGTCCATGGCATGCCAGACGATAAACCGTTACGGGAAGGTGACGTAGTTTCTGTGGATATAGGTGTCATTAAAAACGAGTTTCATGGAGATCATGCCTATACTTTTATTGTAGGAGAAGCTGATCAGGAAGTTATAGATTTAGTAAGAATAACTAAAGAATGTCTTTATGAAGGAATCAATCATGCTGTGGCAGGGAGCTATTTAACTAATATTTCAAGTGCTATACAAAGGCATGCAGAAAGTAATGGTTATGGCGTAGTCAGAGAGTTTGTAGGTCATGGTCTGGGACGTGCAATGCATGAACACCCGCAAGTGCCAAACTATGGAAGAAGAAACGAGGGGATCCTCATGAAAGAGAACCTGGTACTGGCTATTGAACCTATGGTGAATTTGGGTACTAAAGATATCAAGATGTCAAAAGATGGCTGGACAGTGAAAACGGCCGACGGTAAGCCATCTGTACATTTTGAACACGATGTTTGTACCAAACCAGGTCATGCGATGATCCTGTCCAACTATACTCTAATAGAAATTGCAGAGAAAGCAAACAAGAACCTGAATTCATCCTATTATTAG
- a CDS encoding MFS transporter: MNRENNKIHQEGDQLKSGTILLMAVAAGITVANIYYNQPILKEMAISLNATDVEIGRVSMFAQLGYGLGMFFLIPLGDKVDRKKLILILMLSLAAMLILMVLAKGVVFVWVLSLLIGICSAPAQIILPMAASLDKVNRGKTVGIVFSGILVGILGSRVISGFITDWLGWRYVYAISAIMVLTITVLLKLYLPNVKHKFTGTYIALLKSTLALVKEHELLRRSAILGAFTFGIFCSFWTTVTFYLSGPAFGFHADTIGLFGIVAIGGALVAPYFGKLADKGNTKKSLIISVTMIIFSLVLLKLFPVSVMVMIIAIFILDIGVQATQITNFTRIYSLDENSHSRLNTIYMTTYFIGGGIGTFFGLLCWKHGGWALSTWQMLLWSFIAIGIVIFSKSRTNKNQNVAENVLRN; encoded by the coding sequence ATGAATCGTGAAAATAATAAAATACACCAGGAAGGTGATCAGTTAAAATCGGGTACAATTTTGTTAATGGCAGTTGCTGCGGGTATTACTGTCGCCAATATTTATTACAATCAGCCAATATTGAAGGAAATGGCAATTTCTTTGAACGCTACTGATGTAGAAATAGGGAGGGTATCCATGTTCGCGCAGCTGGGCTATGGCCTCGGTATGTTTTTCCTGATCCCCTTGGGTGATAAAGTTGACCGTAAAAAGTTAATCCTTATTTTGATGCTGAGTCTGGCCGCTATGCTGATCTTGATGGTGCTTGCAAAAGGCGTTGTTTTCGTCTGGGTACTGAGCCTGCTCATTGGCATCTGTTCTGCACCTGCACAAATCATTCTGCCCATGGCTGCCAGTTTAGATAAAGTAAACCGGGGTAAAACCGTCGGGATTGTTTTTAGCGGCATCCTGGTTGGTATATTAGGTTCAAGAGTGATTAGTGGATTCATCACTGACTGGCTTGGCTGGCGATACGTTTACGCAATTTCTGCCATCATGGTTTTGACGATAACTGTACTGTTAAAGCTTTATCTTCCAAATGTAAAACATAAATTTACAGGTACTTATATTGCTTTACTTAAATCAACGCTGGCCTTAGTCAAAGAACATGAACTCTTGCGCAGGTCGGCAATTCTTGGTGCATTTACATTTGGTATTTTCTGCTCTTTCTGGACAACTGTTACTTTTTACCTGAGTGGGCCGGCCTTTGGCTTTCATGCAGATACCATCGGGCTTTTCGGTATTGTCGCAATTGGCGGTGCACTTGTAGCCCCATATTTTGGGAAACTAGCAGACAAAGGGAATACAAAGAAATCTTTGATCATTAGTGTAACCATGATTATTTTCAGCCTGGTGTTGCTTAAACTCTTCCCGGTTTCAGTGATGGTGATGATTATTGCCATATTTATACTCGACATTGGCGTACAAGCTACACAGATTACTAATTTTACCAGGATTTATTCCTTAGATGAAAACTCTCACAGCCGTTTAAACACAATTTATATGACTACCTATTTTATTGGGGGAGGAATAGGGACTTTTTTTGGCTTGCTTTGCTGGAAACATGGAGGCTGGGCACTCTCTACCTGGCAAATGCTACTGTGGTCATTCATCGCAATCGGCATCGTTATCTTTTCAAAATCAAGGACAAATAAAAACCAAAACGTGGCAGAAAACGTTTTAAGGAATTAG
- a CDS encoding alpha/beta hydrolase has protein sequence MESTIKNIDSALWKAIAKSPYNQIDYENLLANSPAEIRKEEMNLSRQEEPLAIPKQLDVENIFIPASDKSRTIRLRIYRPKGKQHLPILLYFHGGAFIYGTPEQYDFIFFRLALAIDLMIISVDYRLAPEHPFPAAMEDGYEALLWLSEYADQIGGNKENILIGGSSAGATIAASITQLARDRKEMKIRHQYLLYPPMSQLLQTSSMNKLTNAPMQTKKAAEWMWKHYLQHKITQPPKYAVPLLAQDFNNLPNATIIVCELDPLKDEGKKYAQELQKADVLVDLLEIKGAVHAFDFFSCSLSDNFYVQQIELFKQILNQEE, from the coding sequence ATGGAAAGTACAATTAAAAATATAGACTCGGCTCTTTGGAAAGCTATTGCTAAAAGCCCCTATAATCAAATAGATTACGAAAACCTGTTAGCGAATAGCCCTGCGGAAATAAGGAAAGAGGAAATGAATTTATCAAGGCAAGAAGAGCCTCTTGCTATTCCAAAACAATTGGATGTGGAGAATATATTCATTCCAGCTTCTGATAAATCCAGAACGATCCGGTTGAGAATATACAGGCCGAAAGGAAAACAACATTTACCTATATTGTTATATTTTCATGGTGGTGCGTTTATATATGGTACTCCCGAGCAATATGATTTTATATTCTTTCGCTTAGCATTAGCTATTGATTTGATGATTATTTCGGTGGATTACCGATTAGCTCCAGAACATCCATTCCCAGCAGCCATGGAAGACGGTTATGAAGCATTACTATGGTTGTCTGAATATGCTGATCAAATAGGTGGAAACAAAGAGAATATCCTGATTGGCGGAAGCAGTGCCGGGGCAACAATTGCAGCATCTATTACACAGCTGGCAAGAGACCGGAAGGAAATGAAAATCCGGCATCAGTACTTGCTATACCCTCCAATGAGCCAACTTTTGCAAACATCATCTATGAATAAATTGACAAATGCACCCATGCAAACCAAAAAGGCGGCAGAGTGGATGTGGAAACATTATTTACAACATAAAATAACCCAGCCGCCAAAATATGCAGTTCCATTATTAGCACAGGATTTCAATAACCTCCCCAATGCAACCATCATTGTTTGCGAGTTAGATCCGCTAAAAGATGAAGGAAAAAAATATGCCCAAGAATTACAGAAAGCAGATGTTCTGGTTGATCTGTTGGAAATAAAAGGAGCTGTACATGCTTTCGATTTTTTTTCCTGTTCCTTATCCGATAATTTTTATGTACAACAAATTGAATTATTCAAGCAAATTTTAAATCAAGAGGAATGA
- a CDS encoding outer membrane beta-barrel protein, which produces MGEINSSNIFTLSSGWSAELSGFYVSNRANSQFINNGTGQLNAGIQRKVFNNKGSFKFSVRDILKTYKNNGLTNNIPNATEAFRNKFNSQVFTLGFNYNFGRSLSEKSKRDTGSADVEKGRVKN; this is translated from the coding sequence ATGGGCGAAATTAACAGCTCAAATATATTTACGCTATCTTCCGGATGGAGTGCTGAACTAAGTGGGTTTTATGTTTCTAACCGTGCTAACAGTCAATTTATTAATAATGGGACCGGACAATTGAATGCGGGTATCCAAAGGAAAGTATTCAATAATAAGGGATCATTTAAGTTTAGTGTACGGGATATTTTAAAGACTTACAAGAACAATGGTTTGACCAATAATATTCCGAATGCTACAGAAGCTTTCAGGAATAAATTTAATTCACAGGTATTTACTTTAGGCTTCAATTATAATTTTGGAAGGTCATTGTCTGAAAAAAGTAAGCGGGATACTGGGAGTGCTGATGTGGAAAAAGGAAGGGTGAAAAATTAA
- a CDS encoding AraC family transcriptional regulator yields the protein MARENIHNSLEVYYENIDCCPLRDQQFNFFEFVYVLSGKGRHGINGNQLPFKTGDLFLITPNDYHSFDLHQMCEFIVVRFAPSYVKSYSWQSIDHIECLLYYASHFSGSILINETDKLIVSNLMHNLLHTVEQKSIYGEDLMRHLVNAIIVIAARNISVIKPESISPNTDTRILQIIDYIQDNIRQPELLKISIIAQKFGLSETYLGSYFRKQCNESIQQYISSYRIRLMEHRLRFSDKRVHEIADEFGFADESHINKFFKRHRGLSLRVYRDNCKRENVQAS from the coding sequence ATGGCAAGAGAAAATATCCATAATTCATTAGAGGTATATTATGAAAATATAGACTGCTGTCCCTTACGGGACCAGCAATTCAATTTTTTTGAATTTGTCTATGTATTATCTGGAAAAGGAAGGCATGGAATCAACGGTAATCAACTTCCTTTTAAAACCGGAGATCTTTTTTTAATCACACCTAATGATTACCACTCATTTGATCTGCATCAGATGTGTGAGTTTATAGTCGTGCGCTTTGCGCCATCTTATGTAAAAAGTTACAGTTGGCAAAGTATAGATCATATTGAATGTCTATTATATTATGCCTCTCATTTTTCAGGTTCTATTTTAATTAATGAGACGGATAAACTCATTGTTAGCAATTTGATGCATAACTTGCTGCACACCGTGGAACAGAAGTCTATATATGGCGAAGATTTAATGCGTCACTTAGTCAATGCTATTATTGTGATTGCTGCAAGAAACATATCGGTTATCAAACCTGAATCTATTTCACCAAATACAGATACCCGGATACTACAAATAATTGACTACATTCAGGATAATATACGTCAGCCTGAACTGCTTAAAATAAGTATAATTGCTCAAAAATTCGGATTATCTGAAACCTATCTGGGTAGTTATTTCCGAAAGCAATGCAATGAATCAATACAACAGTATATTTCTTCATACCGGATTAGACTGATGGAACATCGATTACGTTTCAGCGACAAAAGAGTTCATGAAATAGCCGATGAATTTGGGTTTGCCGACGAAAGCCATATCAATAAGTTTTTCAAAAGACATAGGGGGTTAAGTTTACGTGTTTACAGGGATAACTGTAAAAGAGAAAATGTTCAGGCTTCCTGA
- a CDS encoding RBBP9/YdeN family alpha/beta hydrolase yields METRILIMPGLGGSGENHWQSFWVKSLSNATWLEQENWEEPDLDKWLAQLNTTLLKLNGPVILVAHSLAVSLVAHWAVRYSNPNIKGALFVAPADVDSPAHTPDVLRGFAPLPITKLPFPSIVIASENDPYVDLQRAIYFAEQWGSDFVSIGSKGHINSDSELKFWEEGQLILKRLF; encoded by the coding sequence ATGGAAACAAGAATATTAATTATGCCGGGACTTGGGGGGTCCGGAGAAAACCATTGGCAAAGCTTTTGGGTAAAAAGCTTGAGTAACGCAACCTGGCTTGAGCAAGAAAACTGGGAGGAACCAGATCTTGACAAATGGTTAGCGCAGCTAAATACAACCCTTTTAAAATTAAATGGCCCGGTCATTTTGGTTGCCCATAGTCTTGCTGTGTCTTTAGTCGCACATTGGGCGGTCAGATACAGTAACCCAAACATCAAGGGAGCTTTATTTGTCGCCCCGGCAGATGTTGATTCTCCGGCACATACTCCAGATGTGTTAAGAGGTTTTGCGCCATTACCAATCACCAAACTACCTTTTCCATCAATCGTTATTGCAAGTGAAAATGATCCTTATGTTGATTTGCAAAGAGCCATTTATTTTGCAGAACAATGGGGAAGTGATTTTGTCAGTATCGGGTCGAAGGGACATATCAATTCAGATTCTGAGCTGAAATTTTGGGAAGAGGGGCAATTGATTTTAAAGCGACTATTTTAA
- a CDS encoding helix-turn-helix domain-containing protein, with product MKAAIETLGDYYHRTNQVIPSDLLNPKGNLSHFNVQPRSYCNKVTPYNRRDHYKMCLTIGAGRLHFADKVIEVNQAALVFSNPSVPYSWESTVETQEGYLCLFNDSFISAELKKGLELTCPLFNPVLNPVFFLNKEQTDLVSGYFKQMIDELKSDYEYKFEVIRSLLKLIIHQGIKIQSADSLTAHKDVPDRITPMFIELLERQFPVDSPENPLKIKSASEFAGQLNIHVNHLNYVIKSHTGKTTTQMISNRIVDEAKTLLKNTDWDVAEIGYCLGFDYPAHFNNYFKKHTGVTPSIFKYNL from the coding sequence ATGAAGGCAGCAATAGAAACTCTTGGAGATTATTACCATAGAACAAACCAGGTAATTCCTTCCGATTTGTTAAACCCCAAAGGGAATTTAAGTCATTTTAATGTTCAGCCCAGATCTTATTGTAATAAGGTAACTCCCTATAATAGAAGAGACCATTATAAGATGTGCCTTACTATAGGAGCCGGCCGGCTTCACTTCGCAGATAAGGTGATTGAGGTGAACCAGGCGGCACTTGTTTTCTCTAATCCTTCCGTACCTTATTCCTGGGAATCTACTGTAGAGACACAAGAAGGCTACTTATGCTTATTTAATGACTCTTTCATCTCTGCTGAATTAAAAAAGGGTCTGGAGCTTACTTGTCCATTATTTAATCCTGTACTTAACCCTGTTTTTTTTCTCAATAAAGAACAAACAGATTTAGTTAGCGGATATTTTAAACAAATGATCGATGAATTGAAAAGCGATTATGAATATAAATTCGAAGTAATCAGGAGCTTACTTAAGCTGATCATACATCAGGGGATTAAAATACAATCTGCGGATAGTTTAACCGCACACAAAGATGTTCCCGATAGGATAACACCAATGTTTATTGAATTGCTGGAACGCCAGTTTCCTGTAGACTCACCTGAAAATCCACTCAAAATCAAAAGTGCCTCTGAATTTGCGGGTCAATTGAATATTCATGTTAACCATTTAAACTATGTGATCAAATCACATACTGGCAAAACTACTACGCAAATGATCAGTAACAGGATTGTAGATGAAGCTAAAACCCTGCTGAAGAATACAGATTGGGATGTGGCCGAAATCGGATACTGTCTTGGATTTGACTATCCTGCGCACTTCAATAATTATTTCAAAAAACATACTGGGGTAACCCCATCTATCTTTAAATATAATTTATAG